In Phocoena phocoena chromosome 19, mPhoPho1.1, whole genome shotgun sequence, a genomic segment contains:
- the PPP1R1B gene encoding protein phosphatase 1 regulatory subunit 1B has protein sequence MDPKDRKKIQFSVPAPPSQLDPRQVEMIRRRRPTPAMLFRLSEHSSPEEEASPHQRASGEGHHLKSKRPNPCAYTPPSLKAVQRIAESHLQSISNLGENQASEEEDELGELRELGYPREEDEEEEDEEEEEDEDSQAEILKGGRGSAGQKTTFGQGLEGPWERPPPLDEPQRDGSSEDQVEDPALNEPGEEPQRPAHPEPGS, from the exons ATGGACCCCAAGGACCGCAAGAAGATCCAGTTCTCCGTGCCCGCGCCCCCCAGCCAGCTCGACCCCCGCCAGGTGGAGATG ATCCGGCGCAGGAGACCAACCCCTGCCATGCTGTTCCGGCTCTCAGAGCACTCCTCGCCAG AGGAGGAGGCCTCACCCCACCAG AGAGCCTCAGGAGAGGGGCACCACCTCAAGTCGAAGAGACCCAACCCCTGTGCCTACACACCCCCCTCGCTGAAAG CTGTGCAACGCATTGCTGAGTCTCACCTGCAGTCCATCAGCAACCTGGGTGAGAACCAGGCCTCAGAGGAGGAGGACGAGCTGGGGGAGCTGCGGGAGCTGGGCTACCCAAgagaggaggacgaggaggaggaggacgaagaagaggaggaggacgaggacaGCCAGGCTGAAATCCTGAAGGGCGGCAGGGGGTCTG CTGGGCAGAAGACTACTTTTGGTCAAGGTCTGGAGGGTCCCTGGGAGCGTCCGCCTCCCCTGGATGAGCCCCAGAGAGACGGAAGCTCTGAGGACCAAGTGGAAGACCCGGCATTAAATG AACCTGGGGAGGAGCCACAGCGCCCTGCTCACCCTGAACCTGGCTCATAG
- the NEUROD2 gene encoding neurogenic differentiation factor 2: protein MLTRLFSEPGLLSDVPKFASWGDGDDDEPRSDKGEAPPPPPPPPGPGAPGPARAAKPVPLRADEVPEAALAEVKEEGELGGEEEEEEEEEEGLDEAEGERPKKRGPKKRKMTKARLERSKLRRQKANARERNRMHDLNAALDNLRKVVPCYSKTQKLSKIETLRLAKNYIWALSEILRSGKRPDLVSYVQTLCKGLSQPTTNLVAGCLQLNSRNFLTEQGADGTGRFHGSGGPFAMHPYPYPCSRLAGAQCQAAGGLGSGAAHALRTHGYCAAYETLYAAAGGGGASPDYNSSEYEGPLSPPLCLNGNFSLKQDSSPDHEKSYHYSMHYSALPGSRPTGHGLVFGSSAVRGGVHSENLLSYDMHLHHDRGPVYEELNAFFHN from the coding sequence ATGCTGACCCGCCTGTTCAGCGAGCCCGGTCTCCTCTCGGACGTGCCCAAGTTCGCCAGCTGGGGCGACGGCGACGACGACGAGCCGAGAAGCGACAAGGGCGAGGCGCCGCCGCCACCTCCGCCTCCGCCGGGGCCCGGGGCTCCGGGGCCCGCCCGGGCCGCCAAGCCCGTCCCTCTCCGTGCTGACGAGGTGCCGGAGGCCGCGCTGGCCGAGGTCAAGGAGGAAGGCGAGCTGGGgggcgaggaggaggaggaagaggaggaagaggaagggctgGACGAGGCAGAGGGCGAGCGGCCCAAGAAGCGCGGGCCCAAGAAGCGCAAGATGACCAAGGCGCGCCTGGAGCGCTCCAAGCTGCGGCGGCAGAAGGCGAACGCTCGGGAGCGCAACCGCATGCACGACCTGAACGCGGCGCTGGACAACCTGCGGAAGGTGGTGCCCTGCTACTCCAAGACGCAGAAGCTGTCCAAGATCGAGACGCTGCGCCTCGCCAAGAACTACATCTGGGCGCTCTCTGAGATTCTGCGCTCGGGCAAGCGACCCGACCTGGTGTCCTACGTGCAGACGCTGTGCAAGGGCCTGTCGCAGCCCACCACCAACCTGGTGGCCGGCTGCCTGCAGCTCAACTCGCGCAACTTCCTCACTGAGCAGGGCGCCGACGGCACGGGCCGCTTCCACGGCTCCGGCGGCCCATTCGCCATGCACCCCTACCCGTACCCGTGCTCGCGCCTGGCGGGCGCACAGTGCCAGGCGGCGGGCGGCCTGGGCAGCGGCGCGGCGCACGCCCTGCGGACCCACGGCTACTGCGCCGCCTACGAGACGCTGTACGCGGCGGCTGGCGGCGGCGGTGCGAGCCCGGACTACAACAGCTCCGAGTACGAGGGCCCGCTCAGCCCCCCGCTCTGTCTCAATGGCAACTTCTCGCTCAAGCAGGACTCGTCGCCCGACCACGAGAAGAGCTACCATTACTCTATGCACTACTCGGCGCTGCCCGGCTCGCGGCCCACGGGCCACGGGCTGGTCTTCGGCTCGTCGGCTGTGCGCGGGGGCGTCCACTCGGAGAATCTCTTGTCTTACGATATGCACCTTCACCACGACCGGGGCCCCGTGTACGAGGAGCTCAATGCGTTTTTCCATAACTGA